The nucleotide sequence cagctcaataaaattggaaaacatatGTTTGGAACCCGAAGTAGAGgattagatggacctgtgcataatatacagcctggggattatgtgtatgttaagtctcttgcagaaaagactctggaaccgcaatgTGAAGGACCGTTCCAAGtgctcctcacctcctttacggcaattaagatcaaggagcagagcgcctggatccatcataccagagtgaagaaggcccatagatctccatggaaggttacacaaattcggccaggaaaattgtatttttcacagtaattttgGTCAACGTCTATGccgttgtggtagcatggaatcggaatttctttgtaggccttcttcacgggatggctcaaggaaataatttgtcagattgctgggtatgcacagaattaccaaaatcaggtcaatttccttttctaggtattcccaaatttaacatcccacgGTTTACAAATACGACAagttgggtagggggacctacccctcatgatctgacgggagtatggagaccacccgatggcaattatgacaggtattgtctttatggactagatttaaaaattgagctAGAATATCAATGGATATTAGATCAAGTTGACCGAAATGATGCCTTGtataatgaatccaaagccatTGAACAAATGTGGGCAAAAAGCACATGGCCACTCCGACAGCTGATAATGATGCGAAACAGGGGAAGTAATTCGGTCCAGTTCTTAGGCACAAAAAAGGGGGCTTATCAAACTTGCAATAATATGTACCCCAGAGGGTCAATAAGGAAGACCAGCTACACGGGATGGGGGAAATTCCCAGGCGAATGCCAAAATACCGCTGAGTGGAAGCACGGTCCCAGTGAGAAAAGGTGCAGTTTACCGCCAGGCTGGTGGTACTTATGTGCAAACAGAAAGGCCAGGAAGCGTTTACCTCAAAATTGGTGGGGAGAATGTACAAC is from Strix aluco isolate bStrAlu1 chromosome W, bStrAlu1.hap1, whole genome shotgun sequence and encodes:
- the LOC141917669 gene encoding endogenous retrovirus group V member 2 Env polyprotein-like translates to MEGYTNSARKIVFFTVILVNVYAVVVAWNRNFFVGLLHGMAQGNNLSDCWVCTELPKSGQFPFLGIPKFNIPRFTNTTSWVGGPTPHDLTGVWRPPDGNYDRYCLYGLDLKIELEYQWILDQVDRNDALYNESKAIEQMWAKSTWPLRQLIMMRNRGSNSVQFLGTKKGAYQTCNNMYPRGSIRKTSYTGWGKFPGECQNTAEWKHGPSEKRCSLPPGWWYLCANRKARKRLPQNWWGECTTGILLPISYPIRNLQGVSRTLWYQVKQKREVENPLVIRGTGFHSFVRWLIPMLGVSELEKAIVNISATVEILANATADAIVNLQKEINSLAEVTIQNRMALDLLMAKEGGVCTAINQSCCAFVNREAQIETDVHRIWEASKLFHLIAQDDTSWGFTNLWEKSTSWLPNFAWLKQLFVLVVTLLILGLLTCILIKCFFWCCQNTGDAYVTWKKNQLRHRLESNKYFSKVLDQESIY